In the genome of Raphanus sativus cultivar WK10039 chromosome 4, ASM80110v3, whole genome shotgun sequence, one region contains:
- the LOC108848236 gene encoding uncharacterized protein LOC108848236 → MANAWKRDKNQKLLSPKTLITLLILLSIIFLSSLFFFSSSSSSSFLQNTNPTISTKFPIPPFDCFKCPQSKPIIANVVENLKHPFLYSLADLGTLPEKPHKNIVRLLKGKPFRKPDISATIQEVLERMRADGKDGFVVDVGANVGMASFAAAAMGFRVLAFEPVFENLQRICDGIWFNRVASLVTVFEAAASDRNGDITFHKLVGRLDNSAVSEVGARLAFKSNKEIAVQVKSIPLDEIIPPSQPILLVKIDVQGWEKHVLNGAKKLLSRKPAEAPYLIYEEDERLLKASNSSSKEIRDFLRSVGYSKCVMHGTDAHCTKE, encoded by the exons atggcAAACGCCTGGAAAAGAGACAAGAATCAGAAGCTATTATCACCAAAGACCTTAATCACTCTCCTTATCCTCCTCTCCATcatcttcctctcctctctcttcttcttctcctcctcctcctcttcctcattTCTCCAAAACACCAATCCAACCATCTCCACCAAGTTCCCGATCCCACCATTCGACTGCTTCAAATGCCCCCAATCCAAACCCATAATCGCCAACGTCGTCGAGAATCTCAAACACCCTTTCCTCTACTCCCTCGCCGATCTCGGTACCCTCCCGGAGAAGCCCCACAAGAACATCGTGAGGCTGCTCAAAGGGAAGCCCTTTCGGAAACCGGACATCTCCGCCACGATCCAGGAGGTCCTGGAGAGGATGAGGGCCGATGGGAAAGACGGGTTCGTCGTCGATGTCGGGGCTAACGTCGGTATGGCTAGCTTCGCCGCCGCGGCTATGGGGTTTAGGGTGCTCGCCTTTGAGCCTGTCTTCGAGAATCTGCAGAGGATCTGTGATGGGATTTGGTTCAATAGAGTTGCCTCTTTGGTTACTGTGTTTGAAGCTGCTGCTTCTGATAGAAATGGTGATATTACCTTCCATAAG TTGGTAGGGAGGCTTGACAACAGCGCGGTTTCGGAGGTGGGGGCAAGGCTTGCGTTCAAGTCCAACAAGGAAATAGCGGTCCAGGTGAAATCCATACCTCTTGATGAAATCATCCCGCCTTCTCAACCGATCCTTCTTGTCAAGATCGACGTTCAGGGCTGGGAGAAGCATGTTTTAAACGGCGCGAAGAAGCTGCTCTCCAGGAAACCGGCGGAGGCTCCTTATCTGATCTACGAGGAAGATGAAAGACTGCTCAAGGCGAGCAATAGTAGCTCCAAAGAGATACGAGATTTCCTGAGAAGCGTTGGATATAGCAAGTGTGTGATGCATGGCACAGATGCGCATTGCACTAAGGAGTGA